Proteins encoded together in one Ruminococcaceae bacterium KH2T8 window:
- a CDS encoding LSU ribosomal protein L34P → MKMTFQPKKRQRATEHGFRARMATRSGRDVLKRRRLKGRKKLAA, encoded by the coding sequence ATGAAGATGACATTTCAGCCTAAGAAGAGACAGAGAGCTACAGAGCACGGCTTCCGTGCGAGAATGGCTACTCGCAGCGGACGCGACGTTCTTAAGAGAAGAAGACTTAAGGGCAGAAAGAAGCTCGCTGCATAA
- a CDS encoding ribonuclease P protein component, translating into MTSLPLRFNYEFSRVYRRGTYANGRHITVHVFRRPKGLKHNDTFIPASLIRVGFCANKKQLGAVGRNRARRLMREAYRHLEPDIRQGCDIVITLRSSEQLPSYSDIADEMKYLMGKLRIFVQEN; encoded by the coding sequence TTGACGTCTTTACCTTTAAGGTTCAACTACGAATTTTCGAGAGTTTACCGCAGAGGTACTTACGCGAACGGACGACATATCACTGTTCATGTGTTCAGGCGTCCCAAGGGACTCAAGCATAACGATACCTTTATCCCGGCTTCTTTGATCAGAGTCGGGTTCTGTGCCAATAAGAAACAGCTTGGCGCGGTAGGTCGTAACAGGGCGAGAAGGCTCATGAGGGAAGCCTACAGGCATTTGGAGCCTGATATCCGTCAGGGATGCGATATTGTGATCACACTCAGGAGTTCGGAGCAGTTGCCTTCCTATTCGGATATCGCAGATGAGATGAAGTATCTGATGGGAAAGCTCAGGATCTTTGTACAGGAGAACTAG
- a CDS encoding hypothetical protein (manually curated), whose product MAARFLIRIVRLYQKYISPGLGDHCKYLPTCSEYMIGCLEKYGVIRGLPRGIWRILRCNPFSKGGYDPVR is encoded by the coding sequence GTGGCGGCAAGATTTCTGATCCGCATCGTAAGGTTGTATCAGAAGTATATTTCGCCCGGGTTAGGGGATCACTGTAAGTATCTGCCTACCTGTTCGGAGTACATGATCGGTTGCTTGGAAAAGTATGGGGTCATCAGAGGTTTACCCCGTGGAATATGGCGGATATTACGTTGTAATCCCTTCTCAAAGGGCGGATACGATCCTGTTCGCTGA